The following proteins are co-located in the Apium graveolens cultivar Ventura chromosome 5, ASM990537v1, whole genome shotgun sequence genome:
- the LOC141723331 gene encoding AP2-like ethylene-responsive transcription factor BBM2, which produces MANSMNNCLGFSLSSDEQYQQHPSQDFNSDQISGTSECFDLMTSGGSTLPSLNLPAPFGLLESFNTTNSLQEWDSGTNYKTNSSSELSMIMGGGSCRSHHSGPKLENFFGHSYQDHNDHHYMYQNCSSQVQAEAVAAAVPLTARSSENDHDKTIGLSMIKNWLRNNSGPTESVNVSENNGDLMMASGNGALTSSAQTLSLSMSTGSMAAASSGGGGGGGESLSSDNKRQIEVSNCDQNGVVEAVPRKSIDTFGQRTSIYRGVTRHRWTGRYEAHLWDNSCRREGQTRKGRQVYLGGYDKEDKAARAYDLAALKYWGTTTTTNFPITSYEKEVEDMKHMTRQEFIASLRRKSSGFSRGASIYRGVTRHHQHGRWQARIGRVAGNKDLYLGTFSTQEEAAEAYDIAAIKFRGLNAVTNFEINRYDVKNILESATLPIGGAAKRLKEAEQAQMTLEALRTEDSSLTSHMQNYGSHHTNWPTIAFQQTKSPITMHYPYTDHQRLWCKQEIPDVDSSSQSYQGFHQLQLGSSNHNFYQPSVLHNLMNLDSSSMEHSSGSNAVMYGNTSGYAIPMGAIIPSQEGHHPNLGLGESNEGTYNNPYETTDPYSSRSLYYLSQHSANGGTLKETSHVYDQGSACTNWIPTAVPTALVQKTNSIGAASFAAWNDT; this is translated from the exons ATGGCTAATTCAATGAACAACTGTTTGGGTTTCTCTCTATCTTCAGATGAACAATATCAACAACACCCTTCTCAAGATTTCAACTCCGATCAAATTTCAGGCACCAGTGAATGCTTTGATCTCATGACTTCCGGCGGCTCTACTCTTCCTTCTCTTAACCTCCCTGCCCCTTTTGGTCTACTTGAAAGCTTCAACACAACCAACTCTCTCCAAG AGTGGGACTCAGGCACAAACTACAAAACAAATAGTAGTTCAGAGCTATCAATGATAATGGGAGGAGGTTCATGCCGTAGTCATCATTCTGGACCAAAACTCGAAAACTTCTTCGGACACTCATATCAAGATCACAATGATCATCACTACATGTATCAGAACTGTTCTTCTCAAGTTCAGGCTGAGGCAGTAGCTGCTGCAGTACCTTTAACCGCGAGATCTTCAGAAAATGACCATGATAAGACCATTGGACTGTCAATGATCAAGAACTGGTTAAGGAACAACTCGGGCCCGACGGAGAGTGTCAATGTCAGTGAAAATAATGGGGATTTGATGATGGCAAGTGGTAATGGAGCATTAACAAGTAGTGCTCAGACTCTATCGCTTTCGATGAGTACCGGTTCGATGGCTGCTGCAAGtagtggtggtggtggtggtggtggtgaaAGTTTGTCGTCGGATAATAAGAGACAGATTGAAGTAAGTAATTGTGATCAAAATGGTGTAGTTGAGGCTGTGCCAAGAAAATCTATTGATACATTTGGACAAAGAACTTCTATCTACCGTGGTGTAACTAG ACATAGATGGACAGGAAGATATGAGGCACATTTGTGGGATAATAGTTGCAGAAGAGAAGGACAAACTCGTAAAGGGAGACAAG TGTATTTGG GAGGTTATGACAAGGAAGATAAAGCTGCTAGGGCTTATGATTTAGCTGCACTCAAGTACTGGGGTACCACCACCACTACCAATTTTCCT aTTACTAGTTATGAGAAAGAGGTTGAAGATATGAAGCATATGACTAGGCAAGAGTTCATTGCATCCTTAAGAAG GAAAAGCAGTGGCTTTTCTCGTGGCGCGTCCATTTACCGTGGAGTGACCAG GCACCACCAACATGGGAGGTGGCAAGCAAGGATCGGAAGGGTTGCTGGAAACAAGGATCTTTACTTGGGAACCTTCA GCACTCAGGAAGAAGCAGCAGAAGCGTATGACATTGCTGCAATCAAGTTCCGTGGTCTGAATGCAGTGACAAACTTTGAAATAAACAGATACGATGTCAAAAACATTCTTGAAAGTGCCACATTGCCAATTGGTGGTGCAGCGAAGCGTTTAAAGGAGGCTGAACAAGCTCAAATGACTCTCGAAGCTCTAAGGACTGAAGATAGTAGCCTTACTTCACATATGCAAAACTATGGTTCACACCATACTAACTGGCCTACTATCGCATTCCAGCAAACGAAGTCTCCAATTACTATGCACTACCCGTACACTGATCACCAAAGGCTCTGGTGTAAACAAGAAATCCCAGATGTCGATTCTTCCTCCCAAAGCTATCAAGGATTTCACCAGCTTCAGTTAGGCAGCAGTAACCACAACTTCTATCAACCTTCCGTGCTGCATAATCTCATGAACTTGGATTCTTCCTCGATGGAACATAGCTCGGGCTCTAATGCTGTCATGTACGGGAACACAAGTGGCTACGCGATACCAATGGGTGCAatcataccatctcaagaagGCCATCATCCTAATCTGGGATTAGGAGAAAGCAACGAAGGAACGTATAATAACCCGTACGAGACAACAGATCCTTATAGTTCGAGAAGTTTGTATTATCTCTCCCAACACTCTGCAAATGGAGGTACATTGAAAGAAACAAGTCATGTTTACGATCAAGGCTCGGCTTGTACCAACTGGATTCCCACTGCAGTACCAACAGCTCTCGTTCAAAAGACAAATAGCATCGGAGCTGCATCCTTCGCCGCCTGGAACGATACATGA
- the LOC141659573 gene encoding putative E3 ubiquitin-protein ligase ARI8 isoform X1 gives MDSDEDMHDAGSIDDDFYSGETAMDSDDDADAAYEFIDHDSDDDSEDFMAFRNQPNYKILSEADIKQHQEDSMTKISNVLSISRVAAGILLRHYHWSVSKVNDEWFADEEKVRKAVGLLEEPMPLPDGRELTCGICFEDYSRDNMGAAACGHPFCVTCWQGYISSSVNDGPGCLMLRCPDPSCSAAVGPDMINELATADEKQKYNRYFLRSFIEDNRKTKWCPAPGCDYAVDFIVGCESYDVSCRCSYSFCWNCTEEAHRPVDCSTVAKWVMKNSAESENMNWILANSKPCPKCKRPIEKNQGCMHITCTPPCKFEFCWLCLGAWSEHGERTGGFYSCNRYEAAKQEGVYDDTEKRREMAKNSLERYTHYYERWATNQSSRQKAISDLQLMQSVHLEKLSDKQCQPESQLKFIIEAWLQIVECRRVLKWTYAYGYYLAEQEHAKRQFFEYLQGEAESGLERLHQCAEKELQGYLNAEGPSKEFNEFRTKLAGLTSVTRNYFENLVRALENGLSDVNSHPACSRATSSKSLGGGSSKGKNNKGKGTASKSSSSRNIDDTGH, from the exons ATGGACTCCGATGAAGATATGCACGACGCCGGCTCAATCGACGACGACTTTTACAGCGGCGAGACGGCGATGGACTCCGATGACGACGCCGATGCTGCGTATGAATTCATCGATCatgattctgatgatgattcTGAGGACTTTATGGCGTTTCGTAATCAG CCAAATTATAAAATTTTGAGTGAAGCTGATATTAAACAGCACCAGGAGGATAGTATGACAAAGATTTCCAATGTACTTTCAATCTCAAGGGTTGCTGCTGGAATCCTACTTCGTCATTATCATTG GAGTGTCAGTAAAGTTAACGATGAATGGTTTGCTGACGAGGAGAAGGTTCGGAAGGCGGTTGGGTTGCTGGAGGAACCTATGCCACTTCCCGATGGTAGAGAG CTTACTTGTGGGATCTGCTTTGAAGATTATTCCCGTGATAATATGGGTGCTGCTGCCTGTGGTCATCCTTTTTGTGTCACATGCTGGCAAG GTTATATTAGCTCTTCTGTTAATGATGGTCCCGGATGTTTGATGTTGCGATGCCCCGATCCATCATGTAGTGCTGCTGTTGGTCCAGACATGATAAACGAACTGGCCACTGCTGATGAGAAACAGAAGTATAATCGTTATTTTCTTAGATCATTTATTGAGGACAACAGGAAG ACAAAATGGTGTCCTGCACCTGGATGTGATTATGCAGTGGATTTTATTGTTGGTTGTGAAAGCTATGATGTTAGTTGTCGCTGTTCATATAGCTTTTGCTGGAAT TGTACTGAAGAAGCTCACCGACCAGTAGATTGTAGCACCGTAGCCAAGTGGGTAATGAAGAATAGTGCAGAGTCTGAAAACATGAATTG GATATTAGCTAATTCCAAGCCCTGTCCCAAGTGCAAGCGCCCAATTGagaagaatcaaggttgtatGCACATCACATGTACACCACCTTGTAAATTTGAGTTTTGCTG GTTGTGTTTGGGGGCGTGGTCAGAGCATGGTGAGAGAACAGGCGGTTTTTATTCATGTAACCGTTATGAGGCGGCAAAGCAAGAAGGCGTG TATGATGATACTGAAAAACGAAGAGAGATGGCCAAAAATTCTCTTGAAAGATATACTCATTATTACGAAAGATGGGCAACCAACCAATCG TCTAGGCAAAAAGCAATTTCAGACCTGCAGCTAATGCAATCTGTGCAT CTTGAGAAGTTGAGTGACAAACAGTGCCAACCAGAGTCCCAGCTCAAGTTCATCATAGAAGCCTGGCTACAG ATAGTCGAATGTAGGAGAGTGCTTAAATGGACATATGCGTATGGATATTACCTAGCAGAGCAGGAACATGCCAAGAGGCAATTCTTCGAATACTTACAAG GTGAGGCTGAGTCGGGTTTGGAGCGACTCCATCAATGTGCGGAGAAGGAGCTGCAGGGTTATCTAAATGCTGAGGGTCCATCAAAAGAATTTAATGAGTTCCGTACTAAGCTCGCTGGGCTGACTAG TGTTACCCGTAATTACTTTGAGAATCTTGTTCGCGCTTTAGAGAACGGACTATCAGATGTGAACTCCCACCCGGCGTGCAGCAGAGCAACTAGCTCAAAGAGTTTGGGAGGTGGGTCTAGTAAGGGGAAAAACAATAAAGGCAAGGGAACTGCATCTAAATCAAGCAGTTCGAGGAACATAGATGACACTGGGCACTGA
- the LOC141659573 gene encoding putative E3 ubiquitin-protein ligase ARI8 isoform X2, whose translation MDSDEDMHDAGSIDDDFYSGETAMDSDDDADAAYEFIDHDSDDDSEDFMAFRNQPNYKILSEADIKQHQEDSMTKISNVLSISRVAAGILLRHYHWSVSKVNDEWFADEEKVRKAVGLLEEPMPLPDGRELTCGICFEDYSRDNMGAAACGHPFCVTCWQGYISSSVNDGPGCLMLRCPDPSCSAAVGPDMINELATADEKQKYNRYFLRSFIEDNRKTKWCPAPGCDYAVDFIVGCESYDVSCRCSYSFCWNCTEEAHRPVDCSTVAKWVMKNSAESENMNWILANSKPCPKCKRPIEKNQGCMHITCTPPCKFEFCWLCLGAWSEHGERTGGFYSCNRYEAAKQEGVYDDTEKRREMAKNSLERYTHYYERWATNQSSRQKAISDLQLMQSVHLEKLSDKQCQPESQLKFIIEAWLQIVECRRVLKWTYAYGYYLAEQEHAKRQFFEYLQGEAESGLERLHQCAEKELQGYLNAEGPSKEFNEFRTKLAGLTSVTRNYFENLVRALENGLSDVNPTIADTDARQLIR comes from the exons ATGGACTCCGATGAAGATATGCACGACGCCGGCTCAATCGACGACGACTTTTACAGCGGCGAGACGGCGATGGACTCCGATGACGACGCCGATGCTGCGTATGAATTCATCGATCatgattctgatgatgattcTGAGGACTTTATGGCGTTTCGTAATCAG CCAAATTATAAAATTTTGAGTGAAGCTGATATTAAACAGCACCAGGAGGATAGTATGACAAAGATTTCCAATGTACTTTCAATCTCAAGGGTTGCTGCTGGAATCCTACTTCGTCATTATCATTG GAGTGTCAGTAAAGTTAACGATGAATGGTTTGCTGACGAGGAGAAGGTTCGGAAGGCGGTTGGGTTGCTGGAGGAACCTATGCCACTTCCCGATGGTAGAGAG CTTACTTGTGGGATCTGCTTTGAAGATTATTCCCGTGATAATATGGGTGCTGCTGCCTGTGGTCATCCTTTTTGTGTCACATGCTGGCAAG GTTATATTAGCTCTTCTGTTAATGATGGTCCCGGATGTTTGATGTTGCGATGCCCCGATCCATCATGTAGTGCTGCTGTTGGTCCAGACATGATAAACGAACTGGCCACTGCTGATGAGAAACAGAAGTATAATCGTTATTTTCTTAGATCATTTATTGAGGACAACAGGAAG ACAAAATGGTGTCCTGCACCTGGATGTGATTATGCAGTGGATTTTATTGTTGGTTGTGAAAGCTATGATGTTAGTTGTCGCTGTTCATATAGCTTTTGCTGGAAT TGTACTGAAGAAGCTCACCGACCAGTAGATTGTAGCACCGTAGCCAAGTGGGTAATGAAGAATAGTGCAGAGTCTGAAAACATGAATTG GATATTAGCTAATTCCAAGCCCTGTCCCAAGTGCAAGCGCCCAATTGagaagaatcaaggttgtatGCACATCACATGTACACCACCTTGTAAATTTGAGTTTTGCTG GTTGTGTTTGGGGGCGTGGTCAGAGCATGGTGAGAGAACAGGCGGTTTTTATTCATGTAACCGTTATGAGGCGGCAAAGCAAGAAGGCGTG TATGATGATACTGAAAAACGAAGAGAGATGGCCAAAAATTCTCTTGAAAGATATACTCATTATTACGAAAGATGGGCAACCAACCAATCG TCTAGGCAAAAAGCAATTTCAGACCTGCAGCTAATGCAATCTGTGCAT CTTGAGAAGTTGAGTGACAAACAGTGCCAACCAGAGTCCCAGCTCAAGTTCATCATAGAAGCCTGGCTACAG ATAGTCGAATGTAGGAGAGTGCTTAAATGGACATATGCGTATGGATATTACCTAGCAGAGCAGGAACATGCCAAGAGGCAATTCTTCGAATACTTACAAG GTGAGGCTGAGTCGGGTTTGGAGCGACTCCATCAATGTGCGGAGAAGGAGCTGCAGGGTTATCTAAATGCTGAGGGTCCATCAAAAGAATTTAATGAGTTCCGTACTAAGCTCGCTGGGCTGACTAG TGTTACCCGTAATTACTTTGAGAATCTTGTTCGCGCTTTAGAGAACGGACTATCAGATGTGAATCCAACAATTGCGGATACGGATGCGAGACAATTAATCCGATAA